Proteins encoded together in one Hevea brasiliensis isolate MT/VB/25A 57/8 chromosome 16, ASM3005281v1, whole genome shotgun sequence window:
- the LOC110656076 gene encoding mitogen-activated protein kinase kinase kinase YODA isoform X2: MRSWWGKTSSKEDKKKPKKSIIDAIHRKLKISSEERSNGGSRGSWGHCGDSVSERGSRSQVPSRSPSPSTQVARCQSFAERPHAQPLPLPGVRHAGIGRSNSGISALIRPGLDRGSKPLDLPLPRPGCVSDRLEHAYTEGDIATASVSSVSSTDSDCPFDSRVLSPLTSDYEYGNRTATNSPSSLKQKDQSPIVCKKSSKEVLKPVDFSLSNHIPSTSPRRAPLSTHVQNLQIPNRGAFCSAPDSSMSSPSRSPIRAFGPEQVINCGFWAGQGSGHCSSPGSGHNSGHNSIGGDMSGQLFWQNSRCSPECSPIPSPRMTSPGPSSRIHSGAVTPLHPRAGGTNIESPTGRSDDGKQKSHRLPLPPITISNTCPFSPAYSTATSPSVPRSPNRAENPLSPGSRWKKGRLLGRGTFGHVYLGFNSESGEMCAMKEVTLFADDPRSKESAQQLGQEIALLSRLRHPNIVQYYGSETVDDKLYIYLEYVSGGSIYKLLQEYGQFGEIAIRNFTQQILSGLNYLHAKNTVHRDIKGANILLDPSGRVKLADFGMAKHITGQSCPLSLKGSPYWMAPEVIRNSNGCNLAVDIWSLGCTVLEMATAKPPWSQYEGVAAMFKIGNSKELPAFPDNLSDDGKDFVRQCLQRNPSHRPTAAELLEHPFVKNAAALEKPILTAEPTEATSAVMNGIGHARNIAGFESEGVAIHQSRGSKTGAGLSDVHAPKNASCPVSPIESPLLNSRSPQHVSGRLSPSPISSPHTASGSSTPLTGGSGAIPFHHLMQSATYLQESMGMISRSQNILYTNGNDPYHEPKPDLFRGMSQASHVFRERISSDNGASENQFGRPGHGDPRELYNGQPVLVDRVSQQLLRDHVKLKPSLDLNPSSPMLGRTNGI; the protein is encoded by the exons ATGCGCTCGTGGTGGGGAAAGACTTCATCTAAAGAAGACAAGAAGAAACCAAAGAAAAGTATCATTGATGCAATAcatagaaaattgaagatttcttCAGAGGAGAGAAGCAACGGTGGATCAAGAGGATCTTGGGGACATTGTGGTGATTCTGTTTCAGAAAGAGGATCTAGATCGCAAGTGCCATCAAGATCACCATCACCTTCCACACAAGTAGCACGCTGCCAAAGTTTTGCAGAAAGGCCTCATGCTCAACCACTTCCACTTCCTGGAGTGCGCCATGCTGGTATTGGGCGTAGTAATTCTGGAATTAGTGCGTTAATAAGACCAGGATTGGACAGAGGCTCCAAGCCTTTGGATTTGCCCCTTCCAAGACCTGGATGTGTCTCTGATAGATTAGAACATGCTTACACCGAAGGGGATATTGCTACTGCTTCTGTTTCTAGTGTTAGCTCCACTGATAGTGACTGCCCATTTGATTCACGTGTCCTAAGCCCCCTCACATCTGACTATGAATATGGAAACAGAACTGCTACAAACAGCCCATCAAG CTTGAAGCAGAAAGATCAATCCCCTATTGTCTGTAAAAAAAGCTCCAAAGAGGTGTTGAAGCCTGTTGATTTTTCACTCAGTAATCATATTCCTTCTACATCTCCAAGACGGGCTCCTTTAAGCACTCATGTACAGAATTTACAGATTCCTAATCGAGGTGCATTCTGCAGTGCTCCAGACAGCTCAATGTCAAGTCCTTCTAGAAGCCCGATCAGAGCATTTGGTCCTGAGCAAGTTATTAATTGTGGTTTCTGGGCAGGACAAGGCTCTGGGCATTGCTCAAGtccaggttctggtcataattctgGGCATAACTCAATAGGTGGTGATATGTCAGGACAGTTATTTTGGCAAAACAGTAGATGTAGCCCTGAGTGTTCTCCTATACCTAGCCCCAGAATGACAAGTCCTGGTCCCAGCTCCAGAATACACAGTGGTGCTGTTACCCCTCTGCATCCAAGAGCTGGAGGCACTAACATAGAGTCACCTACAGGCCGGTCTGATGACGGAAAGCAAAAAAGTCACCGGTTGCCCCTGCCGCCAATAACAATATCTAATACCTGTCCCTTTTCTCCTGCATACTCAACTGCAACATCTCCTTCAGTGCCCCGAAGTCCTAATAGGGCAGAAAATCCATTAAGCCCTGGTTCACGTTGGAAGAAGGGTCGCCTGTTAGGGAGAGGCACATTTGGACATGTGTATCTAGGGTTTAACAG TGAAAGTGGTGAGATGTGTGCAATGAAGGAGGTAACCTTGTTCGCTGATGATCCAAGATCAAAGGAAAGCGCACAACAGCTGGGACAA GAAATTGCACTGCTAAGTCGCTTACGACATCCTAATATAGTACAATATTATGGATCTGAAACG GTGGATGATAAATTGTATATATACTTGGAGTATGTTTCGGGTGGTTCCATCTATAAACTTCTTCAGGAGTACGGACAGTTTGGTGAAATAGCCATTCGTAATTTTACTCAACAAATCTTGTCTGGCCTCAATTATTTGCATGCTAAAAACACTGTCCACAG AGACATAAAAGGAGCTAATATACTTCTAGACCCCAGTGGCCGTGTCAAACTGGCTGATTTTGGGATGGCAAAGCAT ATTACTGGGCAGTCTTGTCCACTGTCATTAAAGGGAAGCCCTTACTGGATGGCACCTGAG GTGATAAGGAATTCAAATGGTTGTAATCTTGCTGTTGATATATGGAGCCTTGGGTGTACAGTGTTGGAGATGGCAACAGCAAAACCACCATGGAGCCAATATGAGGGG GTCGCTGCCATGTTTAAGATTGGAAACAGCAAGGAGCTTCCTGCATTTCCTGATAATTTGTCAGATGATGGAAAGGACTTCGTTAGGCAATGCTTGCAACGGAACCCATCACATCGCCCTACAGCTGCTGAACTTTTGGAGCACCCTTTTGTGAAAAATGCTGCTGCACTGGAGAAACCAATTTTAACTGCTGAGCCCACAGAAGCAACATCTGCAGTTATGAAT GGCATTGGGCATGCAAGAAACATCGCAGGCTTTGAATCAGAAGGGGTTGCTATCCATCAATCTAGAGGCTCAAAAACTGGTGCAGGATTGAg TGATGTCCATGCACCGAAGAATGCGTCATGTCCGGTTTCACCTATTGAGAGCCCTCTTCTGAATTCAAGGTCCCCACAACATGTGAGCGGAAGGCTATCTCCATCTCCTATATCTAGCCCTCATACTGCATCTGGTTCATCCACACCTCTTACTGGTGGTAGTGGTGCAATCCCATTTCATCACCTAATGCAGTCAGCAACTTACTTGCAAGAAAGCATGGGAATGATCTCAAGGTCCCAAAACATTTTGTATACCAATGGCAATGATCCATATCATGAGCCCAAGCCTGATTTATTTCGAGGGATGTCACAAGCCTCTCATGTTTTTCGAGAGAGGATTTCATCAGATAATGGTGCCTCTGAAAACCAGTTTGGACGACCTGGCCATGGGGACCCCAGGGAACTTTATAATGGGCAGCCTGTACTAGTTGATCGTGTGTCTCAACAGCTCTTAAGGGATCATGTGAAGTTGAAGCCATCCTTGGACCTGAATCCAAGCTCGCCAATGCTTGGTCGCACCAATGGAATCTAG
- the LOC110656092 gene encoding cytochrome P450 86A22-like: MDTTSALLILSVVAAYLLWWKVVSRSLTGPRVWPLLGSLPGLIANANCMHDWIAHNLRSSAGTYQTCTCAIPFLARKQGLVTVTCHPKNVEHILKTRFDNYPKGPTWQAAFHDLLGDGIFNSDGDTWLFQRKTAALEFTTRTLRQAMARWVSRAIKNRFCPILESAQLLAQPVDLQDLLLRLTFDNICGLAFGKDPQTLSPKLPENGFSVSFDRATEATLQRFILPEAVWKLKKWLRLGMETSLSQSLQHIDTYLSDIINSRKLELLTAQNGLATGNPHDDLLSRFMKKKESYTDKFLQHVALNFILAGRDTSSVALSWFFWLMSQHPKVEEKILTEICSVLMETRGSDISKWLEEPLVFEEVDRLIYLKAALSETLRLYPSVPQDSKHVVADDVLPTGTHVPAGSSITYSIYAIGRMEFIWGDDCLEFKPERWLSMDGKKIEIQDSYRFVAFNAGPRICLGKDLAYLQMKSIAAAVLLRHRLSVVAGHRVEQKMSLTLFMKYGLMMNVHPRDLSPIVENINNSKNNYHCNGAVA, from the coding sequence ATGGACACCACATCGGCTCTTCTCATCCTATCGGTTGTTGCCGCTTATTTGCTTTGGTGGAAAGTCGTTTCCCGCTCGCTTACTGGTCCACGTGTTTGGCCCTTATTGGGTAGTCTTCCTGGTCTCATCGCAAACGCTAATTGCATGCATGATTGGATTGCACATAATCTCCGCTCCAGTGCTGGCACGTACCAGACTTGCACGTGTGCAATTCCCTTTCTTGCCCGGAAGCAGGGTCTCGTGACTGTCACGTGCCACCCTAAGAACGTAGAGCACATCTTGAAGACTAGGTTTGACAATTACCCCAAGGGCCCTACTTGGCAAGCCGCCTTTCATGATTTGCTCGGCGATGGCATCTTCAACTCTGATGGCGACACGTGGCTCTTCCAGCGTAAGACTGCTGCACTGGAATTCACCACCAGGACTCTGCGCCAAGCCATGGCTAGATGGGTTAGCCGAGCCATTAAAAATCGATTTTGTCCAATACTTGAGTCGGCTCAGCTCCTAGCCCAGCCGGTTGATCTTCAAGACTTACTGCTCCGGCTCACTTTTGATAACATTTGTGGCTTGGCTTTCGGCAAGGATCCCCAGACGCTATCCCCGAAGCTTCCCGAGAACGGCTTCTCCGTATCTTTTGACCGAGCCACGGAAGCCACGCTGCAGCGCTTTATTTTGCCTGAAGCAGTGTGGAAGCTCAAGAAATGGCTTCGGCTTGGAATGGAAACGAGCTTGAGCCAGAGCCTCCAGCACATTGACACATATTTGTCCGACATCATCAATTCACGTAAGCTTGAGTTGCTGACTGCGCAAAACGGACTTGCCACTGGGAACCCGCACGATGACCTGTTGTCCAGGTTCATGAAGAAAAAGGAATCTTACACGGACAAATTCCTTCAGCATGTGGCATTGAATTTTATCCTAGCTGGAAGAGACACATCATCAGTTGCACTGAGCTGGTTCTTTTGGTTGATGAGCCAGCACCCAAAAGTGGAAGAGAAAATCCTCACCGAAATTTGCAGCGTTCTAATGGAAACACGTGGCAGCGACATTTCAAAATGGTTGGAGGAGCCATTAGTGTTTGAAGAAGTTGATCGATTGATATACCTCAAGGCAGCTTTATCTGAGACCTTAAGGCTATACCCTTCAGTGCCACAGGACTCCAAGCATGTGGTAGCTGATGATGTTTTGCCAACCGGAACTCATGTTCCGGCAGGATCATCAATAACATACTCAATATATGCCATTGGTCGCATGGAATTTATATGGGGAGATGACTGCTTAGAATTCAAGCCAGAAAGGTGGTTATCCATGGATGGTAAGAAAATTGAGATACAAGACTCATATAGATTTGTGGCGTTTAATGCAGGTCCAAGAATTTGCTTGGGCAAAGATTTGGCTTATTTGCAAATGAAGTCGATTGCAGCCGCAGTGTTATTGCGACACCGACTGTCAGTGGTGGCAGGCCACCGAGTGGAGCAAAAAATGTCACTGACATTGTTTATGAAGTATGGGCTGATGATGAATGTGCACCCACGAGACCTAAGTCCTATTGTAGAAAATATAAACAATAGTAAAAACAATTATCATTGCAATGGGGCAGTTGCTTAA
- the LOC131174711 gene encoding uncharacterized protein LOC131174711, whose product MTREQFYSAASAMCAIEIEEAQNITAPFSEQVRLLHLVNTVWVFLATYWLCHKRLLSSSFNLEKKLFKPQKGKQSQEFAKSVSRKMNFKTADRPDGSLAFSEIMLAFSEIITWEQKKEVYRSWGLSEEEIWSATKYPFYMFLSVKKITRIMDFLVNRMGWRPADIARVAVVFGYSLEKRIIPRCSVIIRVLLVRGLVKGKINIPSMVIMAEKHLLYAFVSKYQEKVLSIFWGGMTFPDLGNEFCVINVLA is encoded by the exons ATGACAAGAGAGCAGTTTTATTCAGCAGCCTCTGCAATGTGTGCTATCGAAATTGAAGAAGCCCAGAACATCACCGCGCCCTTCTCAGAGCAAGTCCGCCTCTTGCACCTAGTCAACACAGTTTGGGTCTTCCTGGCAACATATTGGCTATGCCACAAAAG ATTACTTTCATCATCATTTAACTTAGAGAAGAAATTGTTTAAACCACAAAAAGGTAAACAGTCCCAAGAATTTGCTAAATCTGTCTCTAGGAAGATGAATTTTAAAACCGCAGATAGACCAGATGGGTCCTTAGCCTTCTCAGAGATCATGTTAGCCTTCTCAGAGATCAT AACATGGGAGCAGAAAAAGGAGGTTTACAGAAGTTGGGGTTTGTCGGAAGAAGAAATTTGGTCAGCTACTAAGTATCCCTTCTATATGTTTCTTTCAGTAAAGAAAATTACGAGAATCATGGATTTTCTCGTAAACAGGATGGGTTGGAGGCCTGCAGACATTGCCAGAGTTGCAGTTGTTTTTGGTTATAGCTTGGAGAAGAGAATTATCCCAAGGTGCTCAGTTATAATCAGAGTTCTGCTAGTGAGAGGCTTGGTCAAGGGAAAAATAAATATACCTTCAATGGTGATAATGGCTGAGAAGCATCTTCTATATGCATTTGTGAGCAAATATCAGGAAAAAGTATTGAGCATCTTTTGGGGGGGAATGACTTTTCCGGATTTAGGCAATGAGTTTTGTGTGATTAATGTTCTTGCTTGA
- the LOC110656076 gene encoding mitogen-activated protein kinase kinase kinase YODA isoform X1 — MRSWWGKTSSKEDKKKPKKSIIDAIHRKLKISSEERSNGGSRGSWGHCGDSVSERGSRSQVPSRSPSPSTQVARCQSFAERPHAQPLPLPGVRHAGIGRSNSGISALIRPGLDRGSKPLDLPLPRPGCVSDRLEHAYTEGDIATASVSSVSSTDSDCPFDSRVLSPLTSDYEYGNRTATNSPSSLKQKDQSPIVCKKSSKEVLKPVDFSLSNHIPSTSPRRAPLSTHVQNLQIPNRGAFCSAPDSSMSSPSRSPIRAFGPEQVINCGFWAGQGSGHCSSPGSGHNSGHNSIGGDMSGQLFWQNSRCSPECSPIPSPRMTSPGPSSRIHSGAVTPLHPRAGGTNIESPTGRSDDGKQKSHRLPLPPITISNTCPFSPAYSTATSPSVPRSPNRAENPLSPGSRWKKGRLLGRGTFGHVYLGFNSESGEMCAMKEVTLFADDPRSKESAQQLGQEIALLSRLRHPNIVQYYGSETVDDKLYIYLEYVSGGSIYKLLQEYGQFGEIAIRNFTQQILSGLNYLHAKNTVHRDIKGANILLDPSGRVKLADFGMAKHITGQSCPLSLKGSPYWMAPEVIRNSNGCNLAVDIWSLGCTVLEMATAKPPWSQYEGVAAMFKIGNSKELPAFPDNLSDDGKDFVRQCLQRNPSHRPTAAELLEHPFVKNAAALEKPILTAEPTEATSAVMNVGRSMGIGHARNIAGFESEGVAIHQSRGSKTGAGLSDVHAPKNASCPVSPIESPLLNSRSPQHVSGRLSPSPISSPHTASGSSTPLTGGSGAIPFHHLMQSATYLQESMGMISRSQNILYTNGNDPYHEPKPDLFRGMSQASHVFRERISSDNGASENQFGRPGHGDPRELYNGQPVLVDRVSQQLLRDHVKLKPSLDLNPSSPMLGRTNGI; from the exons ATGCGCTCGTGGTGGGGAAAGACTTCATCTAAAGAAGACAAGAAGAAACCAAAGAAAAGTATCATTGATGCAATAcatagaaaattgaagatttcttCAGAGGAGAGAAGCAACGGTGGATCAAGAGGATCTTGGGGACATTGTGGTGATTCTGTTTCAGAAAGAGGATCTAGATCGCAAGTGCCATCAAGATCACCATCACCTTCCACACAAGTAGCACGCTGCCAAAGTTTTGCAGAAAGGCCTCATGCTCAACCACTTCCACTTCCTGGAGTGCGCCATGCTGGTATTGGGCGTAGTAATTCTGGAATTAGTGCGTTAATAAGACCAGGATTGGACAGAGGCTCCAAGCCTTTGGATTTGCCCCTTCCAAGACCTGGATGTGTCTCTGATAGATTAGAACATGCTTACACCGAAGGGGATATTGCTACTGCTTCTGTTTCTAGTGTTAGCTCCACTGATAGTGACTGCCCATTTGATTCACGTGTCCTAAGCCCCCTCACATCTGACTATGAATATGGAAACAGAACTGCTACAAACAGCCCATCAAG CTTGAAGCAGAAAGATCAATCCCCTATTGTCTGTAAAAAAAGCTCCAAAGAGGTGTTGAAGCCTGTTGATTTTTCACTCAGTAATCATATTCCTTCTACATCTCCAAGACGGGCTCCTTTAAGCACTCATGTACAGAATTTACAGATTCCTAATCGAGGTGCATTCTGCAGTGCTCCAGACAGCTCAATGTCAAGTCCTTCTAGAAGCCCGATCAGAGCATTTGGTCCTGAGCAAGTTATTAATTGTGGTTTCTGGGCAGGACAAGGCTCTGGGCATTGCTCAAGtccaggttctggtcataattctgGGCATAACTCAATAGGTGGTGATATGTCAGGACAGTTATTTTGGCAAAACAGTAGATGTAGCCCTGAGTGTTCTCCTATACCTAGCCCCAGAATGACAAGTCCTGGTCCCAGCTCCAGAATACACAGTGGTGCTGTTACCCCTCTGCATCCAAGAGCTGGAGGCACTAACATAGAGTCACCTACAGGCCGGTCTGATGACGGAAAGCAAAAAAGTCACCGGTTGCCCCTGCCGCCAATAACAATATCTAATACCTGTCCCTTTTCTCCTGCATACTCAACTGCAACATCTCCTTCAGTGCCCCGAAGTCCTAATAGGGCAGAAAATCCATTAAGCCCTGGTTCACGTTGGAAGAAGGGTCGCCTGTTAGGGAGAGGCACATTTGGACATGTGTATCTAGGGTTTAACAG TGAAAGTGGTGAGATGTGTGCAATGAAGGAGGTAACCTTGTTCGCTGATGATCCAAGATCAAAGGAAAGCGCACAACAGCTGGGACAA GAAATTGCACTGCTAAGTCGCTTACGACATCCTAATATAGTACAATATTATGGATCTGAAACG GTGGATGATAAATTGTATATATACTTGGAGTATGTTTCGGGTGGTTCCATCTATAAACTTCTTCAGGAGTACGGACAGTTTGGTGAAATAGCCATTCGTAATTTTACTCAACAAATCTTGTCTGGCCTCAATTATTTGCATGCTAAAAACACTGTCCACAG AGACATAAAAGGAGCTAATATACTTCTAGACCCCAGTGGCCGTGTCAAACTGGCTGATTTTGGGATGGCAAAGCAT ATTACTGGGCAGTCTTGTCCACTGTCATTAAAGGGAAGCCCTTACTGGATGGCACCTGAG GTGATAAGGAATTCAAATGGTTGTAATCTTGCTGTTGATATATGGAGCCTTGGGTGTACAGTGTTGGAGATGGCAACAGCAAAACCACCATGGAGCCAATATGAGGGG GTCGCTGCCATGTTTAAGATTGGAAACAGCAAGGAGCTTCCTGCATTTCCTGATAATTTGTCAGATGATGGAAAGGACTTCGTTAGGCAATGCTTGCAACGGAACCCATCACATCGCCCTACAGCTGCTGAACTTTTGGAGCACCCTTTTGTGAAAAATGCTGCTGCACTGGAGAAACCAATTTTAACTGCTGAGCCCACAGAAGCAACATCTGCAGTTATGAATGTAGGAAGATCAATG GGCATTGGGCATGCAAGAAACATCGCAGGCTTTGAATCAGAAGGGGTTGCTATCCATCAATCTAGAGGCTCAAAAACTGGTGCAGGATTGAg TGATGTCCATGCACCGAAGAATGCGTCATGTCCGGTTTCACCTATTGAGAGCCCTCTTCTGAATTCAAGGTCCCCACAACATGTGAGCGGAAGGCTATCTCCATCTCCTATATCTAGCCCTCATACTGCATCTGGTTCATCCACACCTCTTACTGGTGGTAGTGGTGCAATCCCATTTCATCACCTAATGCAGTCAGCAACTTACTTGCAAGAAAGCATGGGAATGATCTCAAGGTCCCAAAACATTTTGTATACCAATGGCAATGATCCATATCATGAGCCCAAGCCTGATTTATTTCGAGGGATGTCACAAGCCTCTCATGTTTTTCGAGAGAGGATTTCATCAGATAATGGTGCCTCTGAAAACCAGTTTGGACGACCTGGCCATGGGGACCCCAGGGAACTTTATAATGGGCAGCCTGTACTAGTTGATCGTGTGTCTCAACAGCTCTTAAGGGATCATGTGAAGTTGAAGCCATCCTTGGACCTGAATCCAAGCTCGCCAATGCTTGGTCGCACCAATGGAATCTAG
- the LOC110656076 gene encoding mitogen-activated protein kinase kinase kinase YODA isoform X3, protein MRSWWGKTSSKEDKKKPKKSIIDAIHRKLKISSEERSNGGSRGSWGHCGDSVSERGSRSQVPSRSPSPSTQVARCQSFAERPHAQPLPLPGVRHAGIGRSNSGISALIRPGLDRGSKPLDLPLPRPGCVSDRLEHAYTEGDIATASVSSVSSTDSDCPFDSRVLSPLTSDYEYGNRTATNSPSSLKQKDQSPIVCKKSSKEVLKPVDFSLSNHIPSTSPRRAPLSTHVQNLQIPNRGAFCSAPDSSMSSPSRSPIRAFGPEQVINCGFWAGQGSGHCSSPGSGHNSGHNSIGGDMSGQLFWQNSRCSPECSPIPSPRMTSPGPSSRIHSGAVTPLHPRAGGTNIESPTGRSDDGKQKSHRLPLPPITISNTCPFSPAYSTATSPSVPRSPNRAENPLSPGSRWKKGRLLGRGTFGHVYLGFNSESGEMCAMKEVTLFADDPRSKESAQQLGQVDDKLYIYLEYVSGGSIYKLLQEYGQFGEIAIRNFTQQILSGLNYLHAKNTVHRDIKGANILLDPSGRVKLADFGMAKHITGQSCPLSLKGSPYWMAPEVIRNSNGCNLAVDIWSLGCTVLEMATAKPPWSQYEGVAAMFKIGNSKELPAFPDNLSDDGKDFVRQCLQRNPSHRPTAAELLEHPFVKNAAALEKPILTAEPTEATSAVMNVGRSMGIGHARNIAGFESEGVAIHQSRGSKTGAGLSDVHAPKNASCPVSPIESPLLNSRSPQHVSGRLSPSPISSPHTASGSSTPLTGGSGAIPFHHLMQSATYLQESMGMISRSQNILYTNGNDPYHEPKPDLFRGMSQASHVFRERISSDNGASENQFGRPGHGDPRELYNGQPVLVDRVSQQLLRDHVKLKPSLDLNPSSPMLGRTNGI, encoded by the exons ATGCGCTCGTGGTGGGGAAAGACTTCATCTAAAGAAGACAAGAAGAAACCAAAGAAAAGTATCATTGATGCAATAcatagaaaattgaagatttcttCAGAGGAGAGAAGCAACGGTGGATCAAGAGGATCTTGGGGACATTGTGGTGATTCTGTTTCAGAAAGAGGATCTAGATCGCAAGTGCCATCAAGATCACCATCACCTTCCACACAAGTAGCACGCTGCCAAAGTTTTGCAGAAAGGCCTCATGCTCAACCACTTCCACTTCCTGGAGTGCGCCATGCTGGTATTGGGCGTAGTAATTCTGGAATTAGTGCGTTAATAAGACCAGGATTGGACAGAGGCTCCAAGCCTTTGGATTTGCCCCTTCCAAGACCTGGATGTGTCTCTGATAGATTAGAACATGCTTACACCGAAGGGGATATTGCTACTGCTTCTGTTTCTAGTGTTAGCTCCACTGATAGTGACTGCCCATTTGATTCACGTGTCCTAAGCCCCCTCACATCTGACTATGAATATGGAAACAGAACTGCTACAAACAGCCCATCAAG CTTGAAGCAGAAAGATCAATCCCCTATTGTCTGTAAAAAAAGCTCCAAAGAGGTGTTGAAGCCTGTTGATTTTTCACTCAGTAATCATATTCCTTCTACATCTCCAAGACGGGCTCCTTTAAGCACTCATGTACAGAATTTACAGATTCCTAATCGAGGTGCATTCTGCAGTGCTCCAGACAGCTCAATGTCAAGTCCTTCTAGAAGCCCGATCAGAGCATTTGGTCCTGAGCAAGTTATTAATTGTGGTTTCTGGGCAGGACAAGGCTCTGGGCATTGCTCAAGtccaggttctggtcataattctgGGCATAACTCAATAGGTGGTGATATGTCAGGACAGTTATTTTGGCAAAACAGTAGATGTAGCCCTGAGTGTTCTCCTATACCTAGCCCCAGAATGACAAGTCCTGGTCCCAGCTCCAGAATACACAGTGGTGCTGTTACCCCTCTGCATCCAAGAGCTGGAGGCACTAACATAGAGTCACCTACAGGCCGGTCTGATGACGGAAAGCAAAAAAGTCACCGGTTGCCCCTGCCGCCAATAACAATATCTAATACCTGTCCCTTTTCTCCTGCATACTCAACTGCAACATCTCCTTCAGTGCCCCGAAGTCCTAATAGGGCAGAAAATCCATTAAGCCCTGGTTCACGTTGGAAGAAGGGTCGCCTGTTAGGGAGAGGCACATTTGGACATGTGTATCTAGGGTTTAACAG TGAAAGTGGTGAGATGTGTGCAATGAAGGAGGTAACCTTGTTCGCTGATGATCCAAGATCAAAGGAAAGCGCACAACAGCTGGGACAA GTGGATGATAAATTGTATATATACTTGGAGTATGTTTCGGGTGGTTCCATCTATAAACTTCTTCAGGAGTACGGACAGTTTGGTGAAATAGCCATTCGTAATTTTACTCAACAAATCTTGTCTGGCCTCAATTATTTGCATGCTAAAAACACTGTCCACAG AGACATAAAAGGAGCTAATATACTTCTAGACCCCAGTGGCCGTGTCAAACTGGCTGATTTTGGGATGGCAAAGCAT ATTACTGGGCAGTCTTGTCCACTGTCATTAAAGGGAAGCCCTTACTGGATGGCACCTGAG GTGATAAGGAATTCAAATGGTTGTAATCTTGCTGTTGATATATGGAGCCTTGGGTGTACAGTGTTGGAGATGGCAACAGCAAAACCACCATGGAGCCAATATGAGGGG GTCGCTGCCATGTTTAAGATTGGAAACAGCAAGGAGCTTCCTGCATTTCCTGATAATTTGTCAGATGATGGAAAGGACTTCGTTAGGCAATGCTTGCAACGGAACCCATCACATCGCCCTACAGCTGCTGAACTTTTGGAGCACCCTTTTGTGAAAAATGCTGCTGCACTGGAGAAACCAATTTTAACTGCTGAGCCCACAGAAGCAACATCTGCAGTTATGAATGTAGGAAGATCAATG GGCATTGGGCATGCAAGAAACATCGCAGGCTTTGAATCAGAAGGGGTTGCTATCCATCAATCTAGAGGCTCAAAAACTGGTGCAGGATTGAg TGATGTCCATGCACCGAAGAATGCGTCATGTCCGGTTTCACCTATTGAGAGCCCTCTTCTGAATTCAAGGTCCCCACAACATGTGAGCGGAAGGCTATCTCCATCTCCTATATCTAGCCCTCATACTGCATCTGGTTCATCCACACCTCTTACTGGTGGTAGTGGTGCAATCCCATTTCATCACCTAATGCAGTCAGCAACTTACTTGCAAGAAAGCATGGGAATGATCTCAAGGTCCCAAAACATTTTGTATACCAATGGCAATGATCCATATCATGAGCCCAAGCCTGATTTATTTCGAGGGATGTCACAAGCCTCTCATGTTTTTCGAGAGAGGATTTCATCAGATAATGGTGCCTCTGAAAACCAGTTTGGACGACCTGGCCATGGGGACCCCAGGGAACTTTATAATGGGCAGCCTGTACTAGTTGATCGTGTGTCTCAACAGCTCTTAAGGGATCATGTGAAGTTGAAGCCATCCTTGGACCTGAATCCAAGCTCGCCAATGCTTGGTCGCACCAATGGAATCTAG